The following proteins come from a genomic window of Nocardiopsis sp. YSL2:
- a CDS encoding GIDE domain-containing protein: protein MIWIAVGLVVLMPSGVCWYLARRADLRVRLLRTTGPSTVAELVESRRESWAEGRRVFRQRCGVTGVVRSHEDGTLTSEHGRIECVWHKHKVTETFLKVRADAELHGWNPIEAGMTTVALQTTDAAFLLEDDTGRLVIRPAGHAVEGAEKAVDRYVAVPPAEGLTSVQEVLRYGERTHGHREEEWVVRAGTRLFVHGEVSAEAEEPLVISAPADGGPFVMSARSRDQLLREEDGRRRAFRALAGVFTATGAVLLAVGAVTAFY from the coding sequence ATGATCTGGATCGCGGTGGGGCTGGTCGTACTGATGCCAAGCGGTGTGTGCTGGTACCTGGCGAGACGGGCGGACCTCCGGGTCCGCCTGTTGAGGACGACCGGCCCCTCGACCGTCGCGGAGCTGGTGGAGTCGCGCCGGGAGTCGTGGGCAGAGGGACGTCGGGTCTTCCGGCAGCGGTGTGGGGTGACCGGCGTGGTGCGGTCACACGAGGACGGGACGCTCACCTCAGAACACGGCCGGATCGAGTGCGTTTGGCACAAGCACAAGGTCACCGAGACGTTCCTCAAAGTGAGGGCGGACGCGGAACTGCACGGCTGGAACCCGATCGAAGCCGGAATGACGACGGTGGCCCTGCAGACCACGGACGCCGCCTTTCTTCTGGAGGACGATACGGGGCGACTGGTGATCCGGCCGGCCGGCCATGCCGTCGAGGGTGCTGAGAAAGCGGTCGACCGATACGTGGCGGTGCCGCCCGCAGAGGGGCTGACCTCTGTCCAGGAGGTCCTTCGGTACGGCGAACGCACGCACGGCCACCGGGAGGAGGAGTGGGTGGTTCGTGCCGGTACCAGGCTGTTCGTTCATGGTGAGGTCAGTGCCGAGGCCGAGGAGCCGCTCGTGATCAGCGCCCCGGCCGACGGGGGGCCGTTCGTCATGTCCGCCAGGTCCAGGGATCAGCTCCTACGCGAGGAGGACGGTAGACGACGGGCCTTCCGTGCGCTCGCAGGTGTCTTCACCGCGACCGGGGCGGTCCTTCTGGCGGTCGGCGCCGTCACGGCCTTCTACTGA
- the purF gene encoding amidophosphoribosyltransferase, producing MSYSDGRLSMDHDPLERGPQDACGVFGVWAPGEEVSKLTYFGLYALQHRGQESAGIALSDGERIVVYKDMGLVSQVFNEATLDSLRGDLAIGHCRYSTTGSPVWENAQPTFYSAREGGLALGHNGNLINTPELAAMLPDSRRGATTDTEVLTNLLADYANGEGRSMEQAARELLPKVQGAFSLVFMDEHTLYAARDPQGIRPFVLGRLGETSGAGGWVVASETAALDIVGATMVREIEPGELLTIDERGVRSQRFAPAQRKGCLFEYVYLARPDTTIAGRNVNSTRVEVGRRLAKQHPVEADLVIPVPESGTPAAVGYAEASGIPFAQGLVKNSYVGRTFIQPSQTLRQLGIRLKLNPLREVIQGRRLVVVDDSIVRGNTQRALVRMLRDAGAAEVHVRISSPPVLWPCYYGIDFATRAELIAANLSVDEIAESVNADSLAYVDLDELIAASEVPKNELCRACFDGVYPIEVDADSRGKFLLEKSCGTPKDAKLATK from the coding sequence GTGTCGTACTCCGACGGCCGGCTCTCCATGGACCACGATCCGCTCGAACGCGGCCCGCAGGACGCCTGCGGTGTATTCGGTGTCTGGGCTCCCGGCGAAGAAGTCAGCAAGCTCACCTACTTCGGCCTCTACGCGCTGCAACACCGCGGTCAGGAATCCGCGGGCATCGCACTGAGCGACGGGGAAAGGATCGTCGTCTACAAGGACATGGGACTCGTCTCCCAGGTCTTCAACGAGGCGACCCTGGACTCCCTGCGCGGCGACCTCGCGATCGGCCACTGCCGCTACTCCACGACCGGTTCGCCGGTGTGGGAGAACGCGCAGCCCACCTTCTACTCCGCGCGAGAGGGGGGTCTGGCGCTCGGCCACAACGGCAACCTGATCAACACGCCCGAACTGGCCGCCATGCTGCCGGACTCGCGCCGAGGCGCCACCACGGACACCGAGGTGCTCACCAACCTGCTGGCGGACTACGCCAACGGCGAGGGACGCAGCATGGAGCAGGCGGCCCGCGAGCTCCTGCCCAAGGTCCAGGGGGCCTTCTCCCTGGTGTTCATGGACGAGCACACCCTCTACGCCGCGCGCGACCCGCAGGGCATCCGCCCGTTCGTGCTGGGCCGCCTGGGCGAGACCTCCGGAGCCGGCGGCTGGGTCGTCGCCAGCGAGACCGCCGCCCTGGACATCGTGGGCGCGACCATGGTCCGCGAGATCGAGCCGGGTGAGCTGCTCACCATCGACGAGCGCGGTGTGCGCTCGCAGCGCTTCGCCCCCGCCCAGCGCAAGGGCTGCCTGTTCGAGTACGTCTACCTCGCACGCCCCGACACCACCATCGCCGGGCGCAACGTCAACTCCACCCGGGTGGAGGTCGGCCGCCGCCTGGCCAAGCAGCACCCGGTGGAAGCCGACCTGGTCATCCCCGTGCCCGAGTCCGGCACTCCCGCCGCGGTCGGCTACGCCGAGGCCAGCGGCATCCCGTTCGCCCAGGGCCTGGTGAAGAACTCCTACGTCGGACGCACCTTCATCCAGCCCAGCCAGACCCTGCGCCAGCTGGGCATCCGGCTCAAGCTGAACCCGCTGCGCGAGGTCATCCAGGGCCGCCGCCTGGTGGTCGTGGACGACTCGATCGTGCGCGGCAACACCCAGCGCGCCCTGGTGCGGATGCTGCGCGACGCGGGGGCCGCCGAGGTGCACGTGCGCATCTCCAGCCCGCCCGTCCTGTGGCCCTGCTACTACGGCATCGACTTCGCCACCCGGGCCGAGCTCATCGCCGCGAACCTGTCCGTGGACGAGATCGCGGAGTCGGTGAACGCCGACTCCCTGGCCTACGTGGACCTGGACGAGCTCATCGCCGCCTCCGAGGTGCCCAAGAACGAGCTCTGCCGGGCCTGCTTCGACGGCGTGTACCCGATCGAGGTCGACGCCGACTCCCGGGGCAAGTTCCTGCTGGAGAAGTCCTGCGGCACGCCCAAGGACGCGAAGCTGGCCACCAAGTAA
- the purM gene encoding phosphoribosylformylglycinamidine cyclo-ligase yields MAADSTGATGAYAAAGVDIAAGERAVDLMKRHVARTRRPEQVTDASGFAGLFRLDTAKYKDPVLATSTDGVGTKVMLAQTMDKHDTIGIDLVGMVVDDLVVSGAEPLFMTDYVACGSVVPERIAEIVGGIAEGCAQAGCALIGGETAEHPGAMEPDEYDLAGAGTGVVEGDAILGPDRVREGDAVIAMASSGPHSNGYSLIRHIVDRAGLDLHAHVPELDGVLGEVLLTPTRVYAKDCVALTAEVEVHAYSHVTGGGLAANLSRSLPDHVDARLDRSTWTPAPVFRYMAEQGNVAREDMEATFNMGVGMVAVVAADDAERALSVLADRGVTAWRLGEVVPGAGQANLTGDHPDA; encoded by the coding sequence GTGGCAGCCGACAGCACAGGGGCGACGGGCGCGTACGCGGCCGCGGGCGTCGACATCGCCGCCGGTGAGCGCGCCGTCGACTTGATGAAGCGCCATGTCGCGCGGACCCGACGGCCCGAACAGGTCACCGACGCCAGCGGCTTCGCCGGCCTGTTCCGCCTGGACACGGCCAAGTACAAGGACCCCGTCCTGGCGACCTCCACCGACGGCGTGGGCACCAAGGTGATGCTCGCCCAGACGATGGACAAGCACGACACCATCGGCATCGACCTGGTGGGGATGGTCGTCGACGACCTCGTCGTCAGCGGCGCCGAACCGCTGTTCATGACCGACTACGTGGCCTGCGGGTCCGTCGTCCCCGAGCGGATCGCCGAGATCGTCGGCGGGATCGCGGAGGGCTGCGCCCAGGCCGGCTGCGCGCTGATCGGCGGCGAGACCGCCGAGCACCCGGGCGCGATGGAGCCGGACGAGTACGACCTGGCGGGCGCCGGCACCGGTGTGGTGGAGGGCGACGCCATCCTGGGACCGGACCGGGTACGCGAGGGCGACGCGGTCATCGCGATGGCCTCGTCGGGACCGCACTCCAACGGCTACTCACTGATCCGCCACATCGTGGACCGGGCCGGGCTCGACCTGCACGCGCACGTCCCCGAGTTGGACGGTGTCCTGGGCGAGGTCCTGCTCACGCCGACCCGCGTGTACGCCAAGGACTGCGTGGCCCTCACCGCGGAGGTGGAGGTGCACGCCTACTCGCACGTGACCGGCGGCGGCCTGGCCGCGAACCTGTCGCGTTCCCTGCCCGACCACGTGGACGCGCGTCTGGACCGCTCGACCTGGACGCCGGCTCCCGTGTTCCGCTACATGGCGGAGCAGGGGAACGTGGCCCGCGAGGACATGGAGGCCACCTTCAACATGGGCGTGGGGATGGTGGCGGTCGTCGCGGCGGACGACGCCGAACGCGCCCTGTCCGTGCTCGCCGATCGCGGTGTCACCGCGTGGCGGCTCGGAGAGGTGGTGCCCGGTGCCGGCCAGGCGAACCTGACCGGCGACCACCCCGACGCGTGA
- a CDS encoding sterol carrier family protein, which translates to MTASAVRRLRTALDDQLDALGEPPFQGGDEEAAAACALAVLRSPEPLRPAVKAAVRATLAVLADRAPGNSLEVRVPPYGAVQAVEGPRHTRGTPPGVVETDPPTWLRLATGRTTWDEALSEHRVQASGARSDLSELLPLWSDHPPGGPDPGTRH; encoded by the coding sequence ATGACCGCGAGCGCGGTGCGCCGCCTGCGCACCGCCCTGGACGACCAGCTCGACGCGCTCGGCGAACCGCCCTTCCAGGGCGGGGACGAGGAGGCCGCGGCCGCCTGCGCCCTGGCCGTGCTGCGCTCCCCCGAGCCCCTGCGGCCCGCGGTCAAGGCCGCCGTGCGCGCCACCCTGGCCGTCCTCGCCGACCGTGCTCCCGGTAACAGCCTGGAGGTCCGCGTGCCGCCGTACGGAGCCGTCCAGGCGGTCGAGGGACCCCGGCACACGCGGGGGACGCCGCCCGGCGTCGTGGAGACCGATCCCCCGACGTGGCTGCGGTTGGCGACCGGCCGGACCACCTGGGACGAGGCCCTCTCCGAGCACCGCGTCCAGGCCAGCGGAGCCCGCTCCGACCTGTCCGAACTCCTCCCTTTATGGTCGGATCATCCCCCGGGTGGTCCCGACCCGGGGACCAGGCACTAA
- the pstC gene encoding phosphate ABC transporter permease subunit PstC, translating to MTTTDAPEAAPRPPAGRRRIGDTAFAGLAQASGLLILAILAGVAAFLIIQAWPSLAANTANFLTSDVWEANDRESPAFGVGMLAFGTVLAAAIALALATPVAIGIALFIVYYAPRKLASLLGYLVDLLAAIPSVVYGLWGIGFLAPQLVPVYQGLAEHLGWIPLFAGPASTSARTMLTAGIVLAVMILPIITAMSRDVFHQVPQGHREAALAMGATRWEMIRLAVLPFGKSGIVGGAMLGMGRALGETMAVAMILSPSLMMSFHLLQSGNQTIAAHIALQYPEATGYGVSALIAAGLVLFAITLAVNMGARYIVARGSKES from the coding sequence ATGACGACCACGGACGCGCCTGAGGCGGCCCCACGGCCGCCCGCGGGCCGGCGCCGGATCGGTGACACCGCCTTCGCCGGGCTCGCCCAGGCCTCGGGCCTGCTGATCCTCGCGATCCTCGCCGGAGTCGCCGCGTTCCTGATCATCCAGGCCTGGCCCTCCCTGGCCGCGAACACGGCGAACTTCCTCACGTCGGACGTGTGGGAGGCCAACGACCGGGAGTCGCCCGCCTTCGGCGTCGGCATGCTGGCGTTCGGCACGGTTCTGGCCGCCGCCATCGCCCTGGCCCTGGCCACTCCCGTCGCCATCGGGATCGCGCTGTTCATCGTCTACTACGCCCCGCGCAAGCTCGCGTCCCTGCTCGGGTACCTGGTGGACCTGCTCGCCGCGATCCCCAGCGTCGTCTACGGCCTGTGGGGCATCGGCTTCCTGGCCCCGCAGCTCGTCCCCGTCTACCAGGGGCTGGCCGAGCACCTGGGCTGGATCCCGCTCTTCGCCGGGCCCGCCTCCACCTCCGCGCGCACCATGCTCACCGCCGGCATCGTCCTCGCGGTGATGATCCTGCCGATCATCACCGCGATGTCGCGCGACGTCTTCCACCAGGTGCCCCAGGGGCACCGCGAGGCCGCCCTGGCGATGGGCGCGACGCGCTGGGAGATGATCCGGCTGGCCGTCCTGCCGTTCGGCAAGTCGGGGATCGTCGGCGGCGCGATGCTCGGCATGGGGCGCGCGCTCGGCGAGACCATGGCCGTGGCCATGATCCTGTCGCCCTCGCTGATGATGTCCTTCCACCTGTTGCAGAGCGGCAACCAGACCATCGCCGCGCACATCGCCCTCCAGTACCCGGAGGCGACCGGGTACGGGGTGTCCGCGCTGATCGCCGCGGGCCTGGTCCTGTTCGCGATCACCCTGGCCGTCAACATGGGCGCGCGCTACATCGTGGCGCGGGGCAGCAAGGAGTCCTGA
- the pstB gene encoding phosphate ABC transporter ATP-binding protein PstB: protein MAKRIDVSGLHVYYGDFLAVEDVSMTIEPRSVTAFIGSSGCGKSTFLRTLNRMHEVTPGARAEGKVLLDDLDIYGPDVDPVMVRSEVGMVFQKANPFPTMSIYDNVIAGARLNNKRMSKAQADDLVESSLRGANLWEEVKERLNKPGAGLSGGQQQRLCIARATAVKPSVLLMDEPCSALDPISTLAIEDLIHQLKEDYTIVIVTHNMQQAARVSDRTAFFNLSAPGKPGRLIEMGETNQMFTRPEQKETENYITGRFG from the coding sequence GTGGCGAAAAGAATCGACGTCTCCGGCCTCCACGTCTACTACGGCGACTTCCTCGCCGTCGAGGACGTGTCGATGACCATCGAACCGCGATCGGTGACGGCGTTCATCGGCTCGTCCGGCTGCGGCAAGTCCACCTTCCTGCGCACGCTCAACCGGATGCACGAGGTCACCCCGGGGGCTCGCGCCGAGGGCAAGGTGCTCCTGGACGACCTGGACATCTACGGCCCCGACGTGGACCCGGTGATGGTCCGCAGCGAGGTCGGCATGGTCTTCCAGAAGGCCAACCCGTTCCCGACGATGTCCATCTACGACAACGTCATCGCCGGCGCCAGGCTCAACAACAAGCGGATGAGCAAGGCGCAGGCCGACGACCTGGTCGAGAGCTCGCTGCGGGGCGCGAACCTGTGGGAGGAGGTCAAGGAGCGGCTGAACAAGCCCGGTGCCGGACTGTCCGGCGGTCAGCAGCAGCGCCTGTGCATCGCCCGCGCCACGGCGGTCAAGCCGTCGGTGCTGCTGATGGACGAGCCCTGCTCGGCCCTGGACCCGATCTCGACGCTGGCGATCGAGGACCTCATCCACCAGCTGAAGGAGGACTACACGATCGTCATCGTCACGCACAACATGCAGCAGGCGGCGCGTGTGTCCGACCGCACGGCCTTCTTCAACCTCTCTGCGCCGGGCAAGCCCGGCCGGCTCATCGAGATGGGCGAGACGAACCAGATGTTCACCCGCCCGGAGCAGAAGGAGACCGAGAACTACATCACCGGCCGCTTCGGGTAG
- the pstA gene encoding phosphate ABC transporter permease PstA — MSTTTTQPPEPEASRAVLELRRGALPRRFPAVLLASTAAVVAGVLLAFASFGFALWATLTAAAYTAIVVTASARVEGGRKATDRLVTALVYGCFLLAMLPLVSVLWTVTRNGMARFDAYFLTVSMNGVLPSMDAGGVYHAIVGTLAITGMATLIAVPVGVMSAVYLVEYAEGRMKRVITFFVDVMTGIPSIVAGLFVVALWMMLFGPGHTNGAAGAISLSVLMIPVVVRSSEEMLRLVPRDLREASYALGVPKWRTITKVVLPTSAAGLTTGIMLAIARVIGETAPLVLTAGSSAVSINWNLFDGQMMSLPVFIYSQVRMGDAVNYERAWGAALTLILTVMLLFFLARLIGRLFAPKSR; from the coding sequence ATGAGCACGACGACCACGCAGCCCCCCGAGCCCGAGGCGAGCCGGGCCGTGCTCGAGCTCCGCCGCGGCGCCCTTCCGCGCCGCTTCCCCGCCGTCCTGCTGGCGTCCACCGCCGCGGTCGTCGCGGGGGTCCTCCTGGCCTTCGCCTCCTTCGGGTTCGCCCTGTGGGCGACGCTCACCGCCGCGGCCTACACCGCCATCGTCGTGACCGCGTCCGCGCGGGTGGAGGGCGGCCGCAAGGCCACCGACCGGCTGGTCACCGCCCTGGTCTACGGGTGCTTCCTGCTGGCCATGCTGCCGCTGGTGTCGGTCCTGTGGACCGTGACGCGGAACGGCATGGCGCGGTTCGACGCCTACTTCCTCACCGTGTCGATGAACGGCGTCCTGCCGAGCATGGACGCGGGCGGCGTCTACCACGCGATCGTCGGCACGCTGGCGATCACCGGCATGGCCACGCTCATCGCGGTGCCCGTCGGCGTGATGAGCGCCGTCTACCTCGTCGAGTACGCCGAGGGCCGGATGAAGCGCGTCATCACGTTCTTCGTCGACGTCATGACCGGTATCCCGTCCATCGTCGCCGGACTGTTCGTCGTGGCGCTGTGGATGATGCTGTTCGGCCCGGGCCACACCAACGGCGCGGCGGGCGCGATCTCGCTGTCCGTGCTGATGATCCCCGTGGTGGTGCGCTCCAGCGAGGAGATGCTGCGGCTGGTCCCCCGGGACCTGCGCGAGGCCTCCTACGCCCTGGGCGTGCCCAAGTGGCGCACGATCACCAAGGTGGTGCTGCCCACGTCCGCCGCGGGCCTGACCACCGGAATCATGCTCGCCATCGCGCGCGTTATCGGTGAGACGGCGCCGTTGGTCCTCACCGCGGGCTCCTCGGCGGTGTCGATCAACTGGAACCTGTTCGACGGCCAGATGATGAGTCTCCCGGTCTTCATCTACTCCCAGGTGCGCATGGGCGACGCCGTCAACTACGAGAGGGCCTGGGGCGCCGCGCTGACCCTGATCCTGACGGTCATGCTGCTGTTCTTCCTGGCCCGCCTCATCGGCCGACTGTTCGCGCCCAAGTCCCGCTGA
- a CDS encoding DUF47 domain-containing protein, which yields MRLRLRPRDDSYYEMFTDSANNLVIAARLLVELMSDGADREAITEKMRACEHAGDDATHAIMRRLNKSSAPPIHREDIYRLASNLDDVMDSMEAAVDLIGLYGLERLPKGIIDQIEVLERAAELTAEAMPRLRTLQDLTRYWIEINQLENQADRIYRKLLARLFGGEYDALTVLKLKDVIEELETAADAFEHVANTVETIVVKNS from the coding sequence GTGCGCCTGCGCTTGCGCCCGCGTGATGACAGTTACTACGAGATGTTCACCGACTCGGCGAACAACCTGGTCATCGCGGCCCGCCTGCTGGTGGAGCTGATGAGCGACGGGGCCGACCGAGAGGCCATCACCGAGAAGATGCGAGCCTGCGAGCACGCGGGCGATGACGCGACCCACGCCATCATGCGTCGGCTCAACAAGAGCTCGGCACCTCCCATCCACCGGGAGGACATCTACCGCCTCGCCTCGAACCTGGACGACGTCATGGACTCCATGGAGGCCGCCGTCGACCTGATCGGGCTGTACGGGCTGGAGCGGTTGCCCAAGGGCATCATCGACCAGATCGAGGTGCTCGAACGCGCCGCCGAGCTCACGGCCGAGGCGATGCCCCGGCTCCGGACCCTCCAGGACCTCACCCGGTACTGGATCGAGATCAACCAGCTGGAGAACCAGGCCGACCGCATCTACCGCAAGCTCCTGGCCCGCCTGTTCGGCGGAGAGTACGACGCGCTGACCGTGCTCAAGCTCAAGGACGTCATCGAGGAGCTGGAGACGGCCGCCGACGCCTTCGAGCACGTCGCCAACACCGTCGAGACGATCGTCGTCAAGAACAGCTGA
- a CDS encoding nucleoside hydrolase produces the protein MPVPLVIDTDTAQDDCVALLVGLLDPAADLRAVTMVAGNVGFDQQVRNAFLTLNVAGRGVPVHLGCRAPLMRPWVSAENVHGDGSGGLRMDQTGLEPEAEHAVDTLIRLAAERPGELSIVAIGPLTNIAMAAAKDPAFVRNVGALYVMGGSNNARGNITAAAEFNFYVDPEAAKAVFAAGFEITVIPWDPLTLRDAVFGQERLDGIAALGTPLSDFFTRVCAPTLEFDRSVGIDGTTHPDSLTAAVLLHPELVLRTGRYHVDVETAGELTRGYSAMSWGVHGLEPNATVVEAVDAEAFHAYLKGLLATPTTPAREITHAP, from the coding sequence ATGCCCGTGCCCCTGGTGATCGACACCGACACCGCCCAGGACGACTGCGTCGCCCTCCTGGTGGGACTGCTGGACCCCGCGGCGGACCTGCGCGCCGTCACCATGGTCGCCGGGAACGTGGGCTTCGACCAGCAGGTGCGCAACGCCTTCCTCACGCTCAACGTGGCGGGACGCGGTGTCCCGGTCCACCTCGGCTGCCGCGCGCCGCTCATGCGCCCCTGGGTGAGCGCGGAGAACGTCCACGGAGACGGCTCCGGCGGACTGCGCATGGACCAGACCGGGCTGGAGCCCGAAGCCGAGCACGCGGTGGACACGCTGATCCGCCTGGCCGCGGAGCGGCCGGGCGAGCTGTCGATCGTGGCGATCGGCCCGCTGACCAACATCGCGATGGCCGCGGCCAAGGACCCCGCCTTCGTCCGCAACGTCGGCGCTCTCTACGTGATGGGCGGGTCCAACAACGCGCGCGGCAACATCACGGCCGCCGCGGAGTTCAACTTCTACGTCGACCCCGAGGCCGCCAAGGCCGTCTTCGCGGCGGGCTTCGAGATCACGGTGATCCCGTGGGACCCGCTCACGCTGCGCGACGCGGTGTTCGGCCAGGAGCGGCTGGACGGGATCGCCGCCCTGGGCACGCCGCTGTCCGACTTCTTCACGCGGGTGTGCGCACCCACGCTGGAGTTCGACCGCAGTGTGGGCATCGACGGGACCACCCATCCCGACTCCCTCACCGCCGCCGTGCTGCTCCACCCCGAGCTGGTCCTGCGGACCGGCCGCTACCACGTGGACGTGGAGACCGCGGGCGAGCTGACCCGCGGCTACTCCGCGATGTCGTGGGGCGTGCACGGTCTGGAGCCGAACGCCACGGTGGTGGAGGCGGTCGACGCGGAGGCCTTCCACGCCTACCTCAAGGGCCTTCTGGCCACCCCCACCACCCCGGCCCGGGAGATCACCCACGCCCCCTGA